A single Pieris rapae chromosome 2, ilPieRapa1.1, whole genome shotgun sequence DNA region contains:
- the LOC110998181 gene encoding integrin beta-nu isoform X2, producing MYYKVLFCVFIGYVFCQVLQQQELAKKLVCIEHDQCGPCLSAASHCRWCADPYYPTTAPRCNDDESLVAFGCGQGTIERPEKPVWEVVENSSLQDMLPDGLVAVQLQPQRIKLSLKARETKKIKFQYRPAKNYPLDLYYLMDLTWSMKDDKKTLVSLRDDLPEMLKNLTDNFRLGFGSFAEKPIMPFISVDSGRRANPCTVEEEACEPTYSYKHHLSLTNQVNDFIESVNSSSVTANLDNAEAQLDALVQAITCGNRIGWSLRSRKIIILLSDGLLHTAGDGKLGGASLKNDETCHLDENGYYAEADKYDYPSIAQVYRLLDKYKVNVIFAVTESVKDHYDSLHQLLSDFTYIAKLESDSSNILKLVKMGYEDIVSVVNFEDDSSGPVKVKYFTDCGVKGGSLIETHRCTGVEYGMTLNFEAHVTLDSCSEFKKTQQIISISESQLGQDTLTLEVNIQCGCSCESDLIKDMSLSCPNHSHLVCGVCQCNKGWSGPKCDCSIEDEAASAALLSQCREPNSTRLLTCSGAGDCLCGKCECDRGFSGKYCQCKDCEISRSNGMECGGVGHGVCVCGLCACEAGWTGEACDCTDDVDACIAPGEEEICSGHGDCVCGKCECASTIEGMRYTGPFCETCATCENPLCANAELCVLCNLNNNCNETCTVGGLNYTVSQRLNEDAGINDIPCILRREEDGLECEYKYTYNAAEQAMISMEIIIRSKICSQPTTAKIMMSAIITMACVILGGIIIILAVKSAQIVSDRRAYAKFVQEAQESRKNMQELNPLYISPISKFTLPESYPRDRND from the exons ATGTACTATAAAgtgttgttttgtgtttttattggaTATGTTTTCTGTCAAG TACTGCAGCAACAAGAGCTGGCGAAGAAGCTGGTGTGTATTGAACATGACCAGTGCGGGCCTTGTCTGTCAGCCGCATCACACTGTCGATGGTGCGCTGACCCCTACTATCCCACCACTGCGCCACGGTGCAATGATGATGAAAG TTTGGTAGCCTTTGGTTGCGGCCAAGGTACGATAGAGCGTCCTGAAAAGCCAGTTTGGGAGGTGGTTGAGAACAGCAGTTTGCAAGACATGCTGCCAGACGGCTTGGTTGCTGTACAACTACAGCCGCAGCGGATAAAGCTTTCTTTAAAAGCAC gtgaaacaaaaaaaatcaagttcCAATACCGGCCAGCAAAGAACTATCCTTTGGATTTGTATTACTTGATGGATCTCACGTGGTCCATGAAGGATGATAAGAAAACCCTTGTGTCATTAAGAGACGATCTTCCTGAGATGCTGAAGAATTTAACCGATAACTTTAG ATTGGGTTTTGGAAGCTTCGCTGAGAAGCCAATTATGCCGTTCATCAGTGTAGACTCGGGGCGACGCGCAAACCCCTGCACGGTAGAGGAAGAAGCCTGTGAACCCACCTATAGTTACAAACATCACCTGTCTCTTACTAACCAG GTGAACGATTTCATAGAAAGCGTGAACAGTAGTTCGGTAACGGCGAATTTAGACAACGCTGAGGCCCAACTTGACGCTTTGGTACAAGCAATTACTTGTGGGAACCGTATTGGCTGGAGCCTGCGGAGTCGCAAGATTATAATCCTATTGTCTGACGGATTGCTTCATACCGCCGGAGATGGGAAGTTAG GTGGCGCCTCCCTGAAAAATGACGAGACATGTCACTTAGATGAAAATGGCTACTATGCAGAAGCAGACAAATACGACTATCCCTCCATTGCACAAGTGTACAGACTCCTAGATAAATATAAG GTTAACGTAATCTTCGCTGTGACAGAAAGCGTCAAAGACCATTATGACAGTTTGCACCAACTGCTCAGCGATTTCACATACATCGCCAAATTGGAAAGTGATAGTTCCAACATTCTCAAATTGGTAAAAATGGGTTACGAAGACATTGTCAGCGTTGTCAACTTCGAAGATGATAGCTCGGGGCCTGTCAAGGTCAAATATTTCACCGATTGCGGAGTGAAAGGTGGCTCGTTAATCGAGACCCATCGTTGCACTGGTGTCGAATATGGGATGACACTGAACTTTGAAGCTCATGTTACATTGGACTCTTGTTCTGAATTCAAAAAG ACGCAACAAATAATAAGCATATCGGAAAGTCAGCTGGGCCAAGACACCCTGACTCTAGAGGTGAATATCCAGTGTGGTTGCTCCTGCGAAAGTGATTTGATCAAGGATATGTCTTTATCTTGTCCAAATCATTCACACCTTGTATGTGGAGTTTGTCAATGCAATAAAGGATG GTCTGGTCCTAAGTGCGACTGTTCAATAGAAGATGAGGCAGCCTCTGCAGCTCTACTCTCGCAGTGCAGAGAACCGAACTCCACTCGACTGCTGACGTGTTCCGGGGCTGGTGATTGCCTTTGCGGAAAGTGCGAATGCGATAGAGGCTTCAGCGGGAAGTATTGTCAGTGTAAAGATTGTGAAATTAGCAG ATCAAACGGAATGGAGTGCGGTGGTGTCGGACATGGTGTTTGTGTGTGCGGCCTATGTGCGTGTGAGGCCGGGTGGACTGGGGAAGCCTGTGATTGTACTGATGATGTTGACGCCTGTATTGCTCCTGGAGAGGAAGAAATTTGCTCTGGACATGGGGACTGTGTTTGTG gCAAATGTGAATGTGCTTCGACGATAGAAGGGATGCGCTATACAGGGCCGTTTTGTGAAACGTGTGCCACTTGTGAGAATCCTCTATGCGCAAACGCAGAACTCTGTGTATTATGTAACCTTAACAACAATTGTAATGAAACTTGTACTGTTGGTGGTCTAAACTATACTGTTAGCCAAAGATTGAACG aggACGCAGGAATAAATGACATACCTTGCATACTGCGTCGGGAGGAGGATGGTTTGGAGTGCGAATACAAATACACATACAATGCCGCAGAGCAGGCAATGATATCTATGGAAATAATCATCCGATCTAAAATATGTTCGCAGCCTACAACAGCTAAGATCATGATGAGTGCCATTATAACTATGGCATGTGTGATACTCGGCgggataattattattttagctgtAAAAAGCGCGCAAATTGTGTCCGATCGTAGGGCGTACGCAAAATTTGTACAGGAAGCGCAAGAGAGCAGAAAGAACATGCAAGAATTGAATCCTCTGTATATTTCGCCTATATCAAAGTTTACGTTACCAGAATCTTATCCGAGGGATAGGAATGATTAG
- the LOC110998181 gene encoding integrin beta-nu isoform X1, which produces MYYKVLFCVFIGYVFCQVPVLQQQELAKKLVCIEHDQCGPCLSAASHCRWCADPYYPTTAPRCNDDESLVAFGCGQGTIERPEKPVWEVVENSSLQDMLPDGLVAVQLQPQRIKLSLKARETKKIKFQYRPAKNYPLDLYYLMDLTWSMKDDKKTLVSLRDDLPEMLKNLTDNFRLGFGSFAEKPIMPFISVDSGRRANPCTVEEEACEPTYSYKHHLSLTNQVNDFIESVNSSSVTANLDNAEAQLDALVQAITCGNRIGWSLRSRKIIILLSDGLLHTAGDGKLGGASLKNDETCHLDENGYYAEADKYDYPSIAQVYRLLDKYKVNVIFAVTESVKDHYDSLHQLLSDFTYIAKLESDSSNILKLVKMGYEDIVSVVNFEDDSSGPVKVKYFTDCGVKGGSLIETHRCTGVEYGMTLNFEAHVTLDSCSEFKKTQQIISISESQLGQDTLTLEVNIQCGCSCESDLIKDMSLSCPNHSHLVCGVCQCNKGWSGPKCDCSIEDEAASAALLSQCREPNSTRLLTCSGAGDCLCGKCECDRGFSGKYCQCKDCEISRSNGMECGGVGHGVCVCGLCACEAGWTGEACDCTDDVDACIAPGEEEICSGHGDCVCGKCECASTIEGMRYTGPFCETCATCENPLCANAELCVLCNLNNNCNETCTVGGLNYTVSQRLNEDAGINDIPCILRREEDGLECEYKYTYNAAEQAMISMEIIIRSKICSQPTTAKIMMSAIITMACVILGGIIIILAVKSAQIVSDRRAYAKFVQEAQESRKNMQELNPLYISPISKFTLPESYPRDRND; this is translated from the exons ATGTACTATAAAgtgttgttttgtgtttttattggaTATGTTTTCTGTCAAG TTCCAGTACTGCAGCAACAAGAGCTGGCGAAGAAGCTGGTGTGTATTGAACATGACCAGTGCGGGCCTTGTCTGTCAGCCGCATCACACTGTCGATGGTGCGCTGACCCCTACTATCCCACCACTGCGCCACGGTGCAATGATGATGAAAG TTTGGTAGCCTTTGGTTGCGGCCAAGGTACGATAGAGCGTCCTGAAAAGCCAGTTTGGGAGGTGGTTGAGAACAGCAGTTTGCAAGACATGCTGCCAGACGGCTTGGTTGCTGTACAACTACAGCCGCAGCGGATAAAGCTTTCTTTAAAAGCAC gtgaaacaaaaaaaatcaagttcCAATACCGGCCAGCAAAGAACTATCCTTTGGATTTGTATTACTTGATGGATCTCACGTGGTCCATGAAGGATGATAAGAAAACCCTTGTGTCATTAAGAGACGATCTTCCTGAGATGCTGAAGAATTTAACCGATAACTTTAG ATTGGGTTTTGGAAGCTTCGCTGAGAAGCCAATTATGCCGTTCATCAGTGTAGACTCGGGGCGACGCGCAAACCCCTGCACGGTAGAGGAAGAAGCCTGTGAACCCACCTATAGTTACAAACATCACCTGTCTCTTACTAACCAG GTGAACGATTTCATAGAAAGCGTGAACAGTAGTTCGGTAACGGCGAATTTAGACAACGCTGAGGCCCAACTTGACGCTTTGGTACAAGCAATTACTTGTGGGAACCGTATTGGCTGGAGCCTGCGGAGTCGCAAGATTATAATCCTATTGTCTGACGGATTGCTTCATACCGCCGGAGATGGGAAGTTAG GTGGCGCCTCCCTGAAAAATGACGAGACATGTCACTTAGATGAAAATGGCTACTATGCAGAAGCAGACAAATACGACTATCCCTCCATTGCACAAGTGTACAGACTCCTAGATAAATATAAG GTTAACGTAATCTTCGCTGTGACAGAAAGCGTCAAAGACCATTATGACAGTTTGCACCAACTGCTCAGCGATTTCACATACATCGCCAAATTGGAAAGTGATAGTTCCAACATTCTCAAATTGGTAAAAATGGGTTACGAAGACATTGTCAGCGTTGTCAACTTCGAAGATGATAGCTCGGGGCCTGTCAAGGTCAAATATTTCACCGATTGCGGAGTGAAAGGTGGCTCGTTAATCGAGACCCATCGTTGCACTGGTGTCGAATATGGGATGACACTGAACTTTGAAGCTCATGTTACATTGGACTCTTGTTCTGAATTCAAAAAG ACGCAACAAATAATAAGCATATCGGAAAGTCAGCTGGGCCAAGACACCCTGACTCTAGAGGTGAATATCCAGTGTGGTTGCTCCTGCGAAAGTGATTTGATCAAGGATATGTCTTTATCTTGTCCAAATCATTCACACCTTGTATGTGGAGTTTGTCAATGCAATAAAGGATG GTCTGGTCCTAAGTGCGACTGTTCAATAGAAGATGAGGCAGCCTCTGCAGCTCTACTCTCGCAGTGCAGAGAACCGAACTCCACTCGACTGCTGACGTGTTCCGGGGCTGGTGATTGCCTTTGCGGAAAGTGCGAATGCGATAGAGGCTTCAGCGGGAAGTATTGTCAGTGTAAAGATTGTGAAATTAGCAG ATCAAACGGAATGGAGTGCGGTGGTGTCGGACATGGTGTTTGTGTGTGCGGCCTATGTGCGTGTGAGGCCGGGTGGACTGGGGAAGCCTGTGATTGTACTGATGATGTTGACGCCTGTATTGCTCCTGGAGAGGAAGAAATTTGCTCTGGACATGGGGACTGTGTTTGTG gCAAATGTGAATGTGCTTCGACGATAGAAGGGATGCGCTATACAGGGCCGTTTTGTGAAACGTGTGCCACTTGTGAGAATCCTCTATGCGCAAACGCAGAACTCTGTGTATTATGTAACCTTAACAACAATTGTAATGAAACTTGTACTGTTGGTGGTCTAAACTATACTGTTAGCCAAAGATTGAACG aggACGCAGGAATAAATGACATACCTTGCATACTGCGTCGGGAGGAGGATGGTTTGGAGTGCGAATACAAATACACATACAATGCCGCAGAGCAGGCAATGATATCTATGGAAATAATCATCCGATCTAAAATATGTTCGCAGCCTACAACAGCTAAGATCATGATGAGTGCCATTATAACTATGGCATGTGTGATACTCGGCgggataattattattttagctgtAAAAAGCGCGCAAATTGTGTCCGATCGTAGGGCGTACGCAAAATTTGTACAGGAAGCGCAAGAGAGCAGAAAGAACATGCAAGAATTGAATCCTCTGTATATTTCGCCTATATCAAAGTTTACGTTACCAGAATCTTATCCGAGGGATAGGAATGATTAG
- the LOC110998191 gene encoding radial spoke head 1 homolog: protein MADSTEQEVEGDEKKVVKEIPVVQDQGYFIHDTGDTYEGFFEAKKKDRNVKMHGPGVYTTAEGDVYAGTWEVDRLGGNEESTITFTDGAKYEGTLKDWCYSGHGKYTYPDESTLLCDFAENAPVGNLKLIDPNGHTWLGKAEQGFGWFQPVNHFYEMLEKTRDFKYRKHTKSRDIKDADKVSKILK, encoded by the exons ATGGCTGACTCAACGGAACAGGAGGTTGAAGGCGATGAAAAAAAGGTCGTAAAAGAAATACCTGTAGTTCAGGATCAAGGTTACTTCATCCACGACACGGGAGATACTTATGAAGGGTTCTTTGAagcaaaaaagaaagataGAAATGTTAAAATGCATG GTCCTGGGGTGTATACAACTGCTGAAGGAGACGTCTACGCAGGTACCTGGGAGGTCGACCGTCTAGGAGGCAATGAAGAATCAACCATAACCTTCACAGATGGCGCTAAATATGAGGGAACACTCAAAGACTGGTGCTACAGTGGCCACGGAAAGTACACATACCCTGACGAAAGCACTTTGCTTTGCGACTTTGCTGAAAACGCTCCCGTAGGAAACTTAAAGCTAATTGATCCAAATGGACACACTTGGCTAGGCAAAGCCGAGCAGGGTTTTGGATGGTTCCAACCGGTTAATCATTTCTATGAGATGTTGGAAAAGACACGCGATTTTAAATATCGGAAGCATACAAAGAGTAGGGATATAAAAGACGCGGATAAGGTTTCGAAGATTctaaaatga